The nucleotide window GCCAGTTCGCCCACTCAAGCGCGTGGGTGATGGCGGCGCGAAACGCGGGTGAAGGGGTCTTGGGTGGCATGACGATGGGGTGCAAGGGTTGCAGGGTCGAAGCATCCCTTCGAAGGGACGTGGTGTGCGCGGCGACGACTGAGGAATCGAGTTCGAAGACGTTCATGCCTACTTAGACGCACAAATGCGGGGCTCGGTTCCACCGCAATGCTCGCCGAGTACTTTTCCGCTGCCCGGGCCTCACGCTGGCTTACCATGGTGCGCATGGATATCACCGTTGTAAACCACCCGCTGGCCGCCTCTCGGCTGACCATAATGCGTGACGAGCGAAGCAACAACGCCGCCTTCCGTGCCGCACTTTCGGACCTGGGCACCATGCTGATCTACGAGGCTTCCCGCGATCTACCTGTAGAGACGTTTGACACCGTCACGCCGGTGGGCACCGCGACCGGCGCACGGCTGAAGACACCGCCGATCATCGTGCCGATTATCCGTGCAGGCCTGGGCATGATCGACCCAGCGCTGAAGATGATCCCGGACGCGCAGGTGGGATTCATCGGCATGGCCCGGGACGAAGAGACCCACCAGCCGGTGCCGTACCTTGAGGCGCTGCCGGAGGATCTGTCAGGTCAGCCTGTGTTCCTGGTCGACCCGATGCTGGCCACCGGCGGGTCGCTCATCCACGCCATCGACCTGCTCGTCGAGCGTGGGGCGGACGATATTACGTGTGTGTGTATGGTGAGCGCTCAACCGGGCGTCGATAAGCTTGAAGCTCATGGGGGACCGGTCCGGCTTGTGACTGCGACGATTGATCCTGCCCTGAACGAGCAGGCCTACATTGTGCCCGGCCTGGGTGATGCCGGCGACCGGTTGTACGGCCCGCGAAACATCGAGCTGTAACCCCCGGCAACCGGTCCGTGGCGCAGTGCGGGTGGCTGCGATACGCTATTGCCGCGAGCACGAAATGTGCGGGGGATGAAGCTGGGGGGCTTTGCTGATGGGGGAGTTGTTGCCGCAGGCGTATTGGGCGTCGTATGCCTTGAGCTTGGGAAACCGCGTGAAAACGATCCGGGTGATGCGGGGGCTGACGCAGACGCGGCTGGCGGAGCTGGCGGGGGTCTCGCGAAGCCTGATCTCGAATCTGGAGCGCAATGATTACAACGGGGCTCGGGCAGCGGACCCGACCTTGAGCACGGTCTACCGCCTCGCCGCAGCGCTCTACGTGCCGCCGGCCGCGTTGCTGCCAGGCGCGGGGGAGCTGGTGGGCAAGCCGTTTGTGGCGCAGGGTTTGGTGCGGGAGGTTGAGGCCGCGGTGGAGATCGCTCTGCGGTGGCCGAACGAACCGCTGGACACGGCGCGGTTTCATGAGTCTTACCTGCGCCAAGGTGCCCCCGCGGCAGAGCCGCGGTTCGACGACGCGGTGTACCGCCTGCCGTAGCGCCGCGCGTGCGAGGGACCTGTTGACCTCGGCGCAACGCGGATTCGGCGCTGGCGTAAGCTTCTGCCCAGAACAAAGCACACAACGGTGAGGAGGACAAGCGGGTGGCGGAGGCGATCTCGGCAGGCGTGGACGCGTGGTTGGGTGCGCACCTAGACACCGTCATTGGGTGGCGCCGCCACATCCACTCGCACCCGGAGCTGTCCAACCAAGAGGTGGACACGACCGACTTCATCGTTGAGGTGCTGGCCCAGCACGGGCTCCAGGCCGTGCGGTTTCCGGGGACCGGCTGTTACGTGGACATCGGGCCCGACGGCGGAGAGCGCCTGGCGTTTCGCGCGGACATCGACGCGCTTCGCGTGCCTGAGCAGACCGGGCTGGACTTCGCCTCGATCATCCCGGGCATTTCGCACGCGTGCGGCCACGACGTGCACACCACGGTGGTGCTTGCGCTCGCGTGCGCGCTGGCGTCGGTGGACATTCCTTTCGGCGTGCGCTGCATTTTCCAGCCGGCCGAGGAAGTGATGGGCGGCGGCGCGCTCGATGTCATCGAATGGGGTGGGCTGAACGGGGTCGCGGCGATCTTCGCGCTGCACGTGGAGCCGAAGCTGCGCGTGGGCCAGATCGGCGTGCGCGCCGGTGCGATCACCTCTGCCGCTGATGTGATCCGGGTGCGCCTCGACGGCCCCGGCGGGCACACTGCGCGGCCGCATTTGACCTCGGACGTGGTCTACGCGCTCGGCGCGTTGGCGACGCAGCTGCCCGCGCTGTTGTCGCGGCGCGTCGACCCGCGCACCGGCACTGTGCTGGTCTTCGGCCACGTCGAAGCGGGCGACGCGCCGAATGCGATCCCGAAGCAGGGACTGCTTGCCGGCACGGTGCGCACGGCGGACATCGGCACGTGGCGCGCGTTGGAGGATCTGCTCACCGACCTCATCGACCTCATCGTTGCGCCGACAGGCTGCACCTACCAGCTCGATTACATCCGCGGCGTGCCACCCGTGCTCAACGACGACGCCGCCACCGCACTCGCCGTCGAGGCCGGCCGCGCGATCGACCCGCACGCGATCGTCGCCGCACCGCAGTCGTCCGGCGGCGAGGACTTCTCCTGGTACCTCGAGCACGTCCCCGGCACCATGGTTCGTCTCGGTGCGTGGGACGGCAAGGGGGAAAAGCCAGACCTGCACCAGGGCAATTTGCTTATCGACGAACGCGCTATCGGCGTCGGAGTGCGACTCTTCGCCTCGATCGTGGAGAAGTACTACGCCGCAAACCACGCGGAGCGTGACTCCCGCCACGATATTGCCAGCGAATAGCCAGGAGTTCACCTAGACTGGCCTGCGTATTTTTGCACGGTAACCACGAACTTGAACACAGGAGAGTACGCAACGTGTCCAAGAAACTCGTCATCATGGGTGGAGGCCCGGCAGGCTATGAGGCGGCGCTTGTCGCATCGAAGTACGGTGCGGACATCACACTGATTGAAGACCAGGGCGCGGGTGGCTCGGCGATTCGGAAGGACGTCGTGCCGTCAAAGGGGTTCATCGCCGGCGCGAACATTAAGACCGACCTGCGACGCGCCGACGACATGGGCCTGAACCACGGCCTGGGCGACGCATCGCTGTCCCTGTCGGCGTTGAACAACCGCGTGGTTGCGCTCGCCGCGGAACAGTCGCGCGACATTTATGCGCAGCTCGACCGTGTCGGCGTGCGAATTTTGAACGGTCGCGCGCGGTTCGCCAGCGAGCAGTCGGGCCACACCACCCATCGTGTGGTGGCACAGCTTGCCGACGGCACCGAGGAACGCATCGACTGCGACATGGTGCTGGTGTGCACCGGCGCGTCGCCGCGCGTACTCAAGGGCGCAGAGCCGGACGGCGAGCGCATCCTCAACTGGCGCCAGATGTACGACCTGATCGAGATGCCGACGCACCTCATCGTGGTCGGTTCCGGCGTGACCGGTGCCGAGTTCGTCTCCGCCTACGCGGAGCTCGGTGTGCCGGTGACCATGGTGGCTTCGCGCGACCGCATTCTCCCGCACGACGACGCGGACGCCGCAGACGTGCTGGAGACGGTGCTGCAGAACCTCGGCGTAAAGCTGGAGAAGGACGCCCGCGTGGACAACGTGGAAAACACCGGCGAGGGCGTCATCGTGCGCACCACCGACGGTCGCGAGATCGAAGGCTCCCACGTCATGATGTCCATTGGTTCCATCCCAAACACCGCCGACCTCAACCTTGAAGCGGCTGGCGTGGAGGTCACCCCGTCGGGCCACATTCACGTCGACCGCGTGTCGCGCACGAACGTGGCTGGCATCTACGCCGCCGGCGACTGCTCCGACCTCATGCCGCTTGCGTCGGTCGCAGCACAGCAGGGTCGCATCGCCGTCGACCACGCACTCGGCGAGGGCGTCGCCCCGATCCGCCTGAAGACGGTGGGCAACGCCGTGTTCACCCGTCCGGAGATCGCCGCAGTGGGTGTCACCGAGCAGCAGATTGTCGACGGCGAAGTCGAGGCCGACATCTACAAACTACCGCTGGCCACCAACGCGCGCGCGAAGATGCGCTCGCTGCAGCACGGCTTTGTAAAGATCTTTGCCCGCAAGGGGTCCGGCGTGGTTATCGGCGGCGTGATCGTCGCCCCGACCGCGTCCGAGCTCATCCACTCCATCACCATTGCGGTGACCAACAACCTCACCGTGCGCCAGCTGGCGAACTCGATGGCGGTTTACCCGTCGCTGTCCGGCTCCATCACCGAGGCGGCGCGCCGCCTGATCAGCCGCACCGATCTGGACTAGCCAGACCGGCCGCGCTGGCCCGACCGGCTCACTGCGTCGGCACCATCGCCGGGAACGCGCGCTGCGGGCAGGCGCTGCGCGGGCACGTCTCGCATCCTGGACCGATCGGTGTCGCCGAGGTAGGGGAGAGGTCAAGTCCGTCTGCATAGACAAGCCGGTCGGCGTACGCCGCATCGCAGCCAAGCGCGACGGCATTTTCCTGCCGCGGGGTGCCAAACCCCAGTGGCGGGCCCTGCACCATGCGCGCCATCCACAAATACGTCCGGCCATCCGGCATCACGGAGACCTGCCGGGTCACACGGTTCGAGGTCTCGAACGCGCGGTGCACCACCCACAGCGGGCACGTGCCGCCGCGCTGCGAGAAGTGAAACGACGTCGTGGACTGCCGCTTCGAGATGTTGCCGGCCCGATCGGTGCGCACAAACACAAAAGGCACTGCCCGCTCGCCGGGTCGCTGCAGCGTGCCCAGGCGTTGGCAGGTCGATTCAAAACCGGTGCCGAACTGCGCCGCGATCATGTCGATGTCGTAGCGCGTCGCCTCGGCGGCGGTAAGAATCTCGCCGTACGGCATGGTTACCGCCGCGGCAAAATACTGCCCCAGCCCATGGCGGCCCAGCTCGCGTGCTGGCTCGTTCCCAATCTGTGCCACGTGCGCATCAATCAAGCTCGCATGCGCGATGCGGCCATAGTGGTAGGAAAGCTCGAAGGTCTGCTGGGCTTCAGTCAGGCCGGCTCGCAGCCGAATCTCGCGAGCATGCTTATCGACGACTGACCTTGCACCCGCACTTGGCTGGTTAAAGCGCACCGAGTAGCCGAAATCCCGGTCAAACGCCGCGGCCAAACGCGTCAGCCGCAACTGCCGCGAAGGCGCCTGGAGCGCGAAGCGTTCCGCAGCCTCGTCCAGGTCGTGGAAGTAGTTCTCGTTGTCCTGGAAAAAGTCGCGGACGATGAGGTGGGGGTTTGATGACGAAGCGTCGATAAGCGATGGAATGCTCAAGACTGCCTCAGCGATGGATGGAAACCGATGGGCGAAATTGGCGAGTTCGTCATCGGCGACGCTCGGGAGCAGCTCTGCGAGTTCGCCGAGGGTGCGCTGCTGCGCGTCGGGAGAGAAGAAGGAGGCCTCGACCCCGAAGACGCGGGTCAGCTGCAGCAGCACCGTGACTGTCAGGGGACGCTGATCGTTCTCAAGCTGGTTGAGGTAGCTGGTGGAGATGCCGAGTTTGCGCGCCATCTCGACCTGGGTGAGACCGCGGTGCGTGCGAAGTGTGTGAATCCGTGCCCCCGCATAATGCTTGGCCAAACTGGTTGCCTCCAGAAAAATGGGCGTGAGCTGAGCTTTTACAGAGTTTACAAAAAGCGCGGCATCACGACACAGTTTTACGCAACCTAGATCATGACCCACGCCACACTTTGACCCCTACTATGAGGTGTGACGCTCGGCCCGAGTGAGGCCGGGCCCAACCCAACGCTGTATTCGACTTTCATTTCGGCTTCCGCAAAGGATCCGTTAAGGAGCTGACCTGCATGATTGAGCACGAGGTACGCACGCGTAAGTCCGCCGAGGACTTCCCGATTGAAGAGCACCTGGCCTACAAGATCGCCCAAGTCGCCGCCGATCCGGTCGAGGTGCCGGAAGACACCAAGGAAATGATCATCAACCGCATCATCGACAACGCGTCGGCCGCGGTTGCCTCCTACGCGCGCCGTCCGGTCACCACCGCCCGCGTGATGGCAGAGGCGCACCCGGTGCAGGAAAACGGTGCGCAGGTCTTCGGCATCGACGGCGCGTACTCCGCGGAGTGGGCGGCGTTCGCGAACGGCACCGCCGTGCGCGAGCTTGATTACCACGACACCTTCCTGGCTGCGGAGTACTCCCACCCGGGCGACAACATTCCGCCGATCCTCGCCGTCGCGCAGCACAAGGGGCTCGACGGCAAGGCGCTCATCCGCGGCATCGCTACCGGCTACGAGATCCAGGTCAACCTGGTCAAGGGCATCTCCCTGCACGAGTTCAAGATCGACCACGTCGCGCACCTCGGCCCGTCGGCCGCGGCCGGCATCGGCACCATGCTCGATCTGGACGTGGACACCATCTACCAGGCAGTCGGCCAGGCGCTGCACACCACGACTGCGACTCGCCAGTCCCGCAAGGGCCTGATCTCCTCTTGGAAGGCATCCGCTCCGGCTTTCGCCGGCAAGATGGCCATCGAGGCGGTTGACCGCGCGATGCGCGGCGAAGGCGCACCGGCGCCGATCTGGGAAGGCGAGGATGGCGTCATCGCTTGGATGCTGCACTCCCCGGAGCGCACCTACACGGTTCCCCTGCCTGAGCCTGGCGAAGGCAAGCGCGCAATCCTGGACACCTACACTAAGGAGCACTCCGCCGAGTACCAGGCGCAGGCTCCGATCGACCTCGCGCGCCGCATCAAGGCCACCATCGAAGAGCAGGGCAAGTCCACCGCGGACATCGAGTCCATCGTGCTGCACACCTCGCACCACACCCACTACGTGATCGGCACCGGCGCGAATGACCCGCAGAAGATGGATCCGACGGCATCCCGCGAGACGCTGGACCACTCCATCATGTACATGTTCGCCGTTGCGCTTGAAGACGGCACCTGGCACCACGTGGATTCCTACCTGCCGGAGCGTGCGGGCCGCCCGGAAACCGTGGAGCTGTGGCACAAGATCTCCACCGTCGAGGACGAGGAGTGGACCCGCCGCTACCACTCCACCGACCCGAACGAGAAGGCATTTGGCGCTAAAGCCGTCATCACCTTCAACGACGGCTCCGTCATCGAGGACGAGATGGCTGTGGCCGACGCGCACCCGCTCGGTGCCCGCCCGTTTACGCGCGACAACTACATCAACAAATTCCGCACCCTGGCCGAGGGCATCGTCGACCAGGCGGAACAGGACCGCTTCCTTGAGGCCGTGCAGAATCTGGAGAACCTCACCGACCTGTGCGAGCTCAACATCGTGGTCAATGAAGCTGCGCGCGCTGAGGCGCCGGAGATCCCGGGAGGTATCTTCTAATGTTCGCGCCGGAAAAGACTCCACGTGAGCGTCGTCAAGCATTGCGCGAATCGCTTGCCAGCGAGACGATCACCAAGCTTCCGGGTGCTTTCAACCCGCTGACCGCGCGCCTGATTGAGGATATCGGCGGGTTCGAGGGTGTCTACGTCTCGGGTGCCGTGCTGGCCAACGACCTCGGCCTGCCGGACATCGGCCTGACCACCCTCACTGAGGTGGCGCACCGCGGTGGCCAAATTGCCCGTGCGACGAACCTGCCGGTGCTCATCGACGCCGACACCGGCTTTGGCGAGCCGATGTCCGCCGCGCGCACCGTTGCAGAGTTTGAGGCTGCCGGCCTCGCGGCGCTGCACCTGGAGGACCAGGTGAACCCGAAGCGCTGCGGCCACCTCGACGGTAAAGAAGTCGTGCCGCGCGATCTTATGGTGCGACGCATCACCGCCGCTGTGCGCGAGCGCCACGACGACGCGTTTGTCATCTGTGCCCGCACCGACGCCGCCGGCATCGAAGGCATCGACGAAGCCATCGAGCGCGCCAAGGCCTACGCCGACGCGGGCGCGGACATGATCTTCACCGAGGCGCTGTACTCGGAGGCCGACTTCGAGCAGTTCCGCGCCGCTGTCGACATCCCGCTGCTGGCGAACATGACCGAGTTCGGCAAGACCGACCTCATCCCCGCCCCGCGCCTTGAAGAGCTCGGCTACAACGCCGTGATCTGGCCGGTGACCACCTTCCGCCTGGCGATGGGCCAGGCCGAGGAAATGCTGCGCGACATGGCCCAGACCGGCACCCAGGAGCCGTGGCTGGACAAGATGCAGCACCGCTCCCGCCTCTACGAGCTCGTCCGCTACGACGAGTACAACCAGTTCGACCAGTCAGTCTTCACCTACTCGAAGGACACCTACCAGTCCACGTTCCAGACGGAATCCGAGTAGCTCCGAGCCCTTCCAACCCAGCCGAAAAGGAGAACCATCATGACCGAGCCAGATATCCGCAAGGGCCTCAACGGCGTTGTCGCCGACTACACCGCTGTGTCCAAGGTCAACCCGGAGACGAACTCCCTGCTCTACCGCGGTTACCCGGTCCAGGAGCTCGCGGAACACTGCACCTTCGAAGAGGTCGCGTACCTGCTGTGGAACGGCGAGCTGCCGAACGAGCAGGAGCTCGCGGACTTCCGCGGCGGATGCATGGCCAACCGCGACATCGACGAGGAATTGATCCAGGTCATCAACTTCCTGCCGAAGGACTGCCACCCGATGGACGTCCTGCGCACCGCCGTGAGCTACCTGGGCACCCACGACCCGGAGAAGTTCACCACCGACGCCGCGCACCTGCAGTCCATCGGCCGCCAGCTGCTGGCCAAGCTCCCGACCATCGTGGCCACCGACATTCGCCGCCGCCAGGGCAAGGAGTACATCGCCCCGTCCAAGGAGAAGGGCTTCTCCGAAAACTTCCTTTGGATGGTCTTCGGCGACGACGAAAAGTCCCCGGCGAACATCCCGTCCGACATTGAGGCGTTTGAGAAGACCATGATCCTCTACGCCGAGCACTCCTTCAACGCGTCCACCTTCACAGCCCGCACCATCGCGTCGACGATGTCGGACGGCTGGTCTGCGATCACCGGCGCTATCGGCGCGCTGAAGGGCCCGCTGCACGGCGGCGCGAACGAGTTCGTCATGCACCACATGGAAGAGATCGGCGACCCGGCGAAGGCAGAGGAGTGGTGCCTAAACAAGCTCAAGAACAAGGAGCTTGTCATGGGCTTCGGCCACCGCGTGTACAAGAAGGGCGACTCCCGCGTACCCACCATGGAGGCCGCGTTCAAGAAGCTCGCCGCCGAGCACCCGGAGAAGGACTCCCAGAAGTGGGTCGAGATGTACGACATCATGGCGAAGACCATGTACGAGAACACCTCGATCAACATCCGCCCGAACCTGGACTTCCCGTCCGGCCCGGCGTACTACATCCTCGGTTTCGACATCGAGTTCTTCACCCCGCTGTTCGTTATGTCCCGCATCACCGGCTGGACCGCGCACATCATCGAGCAGTTCGAGAACAACTCGCTGATCCGCCCGCTGTCCGCCTACAACGGCCCGGACGAGCGCCATGTAGAAAAGTAAGGTCAGCGGTCGCGGGCGTCGGAGCATTTTGCTTAACGACGCCCGCGTTGTTGTTCGTATGACCTATTCGCCACACCGAGCCTGAACTAGACTTAAACTACATTCAGCCGAATTGTGCTCTAAACCCTTCTTGCTCCTTCGCTACGGAAAGGACACCCTATGAATCCGGATACGCTTCCGCTCAACGACCTGCCCTCCTTCAAGAAGATCTTGGTCGCCAACCGCGGCGAGATCGCAGTGCGCGCGTTCCGCGCCGCGTTTGAGACAGGCGCGAAGACCGTCGCCGTGTACCCCCGCGAGGACCGCAACTCCTTCCACCGCCCGTTTGCCAATGAGGCGGTTCAGATCGGTGTTGAGGGCCAGCCGGTCAAGGCCTACCTGGACATCGACGAAATTATTCGCGCCGCCAAGGAGACCGGCGCGGACGCGATCTACCCGGGCTACGGGTTCCTTTCCGAGCGCGCGGATCTGGCGCGCGCTTGCCGCGACAACGGCATCAAGTTCATTGGCCCAACCCCGGAGACGCTGGATCTGACCGGCGACAAGTCCGCCGCGGTGCAGGCTGCTGAGCGCGCTGGTCTTCCAGTGCTGAAGGACTCGGAGCCGTCGTCGGATCCGAAGCAGCTCGCGGAGTACGCGAAGGATTTCGAGTTCCCGGTCTTCGTCAAGGCGGTCGCCGGTGGTGGCGGACGCGGCATGCGCTTTATTGAGAAGCTGGAGGACGTAGAGTCGTTGGCTGCGGAGGCATCCCGCGAGGCGGAGGCCGCCTTTGGCGACGCGAGCGTCTACATCGAGCGTGCCGTGATCAACCCGCAGCACATCGAGGTGCAGATCATGGCGGACTCTCACGGCAACGTGGTGCACCTCTTCGAGCGCGACTGCTCGGTGCAGCGCCGCCACCAGAAGGTGGTGGAGATCGCGCCTGCGCAGCACATTACGGAGGAGCAGCGCCAGCGCATCTGCCAGGATGCGGTGAACTTCTGCAAGGAAATCAACTACGAGGGTGCTGGCACCGTCGAGTTCCTGGTGGATGAGCAGGGTAACCATGTGTTCATCGA belongs to Corynebacterium glaucum and includes:
- the upp gene encoding uracil phosphoribosyltransferase, whose translation is MDITVVNHPLAASRLTIMRDERSNNAAFRAALSDLGTMLIYEASRDLPVETFDTVTPVGTATGARLKTPPIIVPIIRAGLGMIDPALKMIPDAQVGFIGMARDEETHQPVPYLEALPEDLSGQPVFLVDPMLATGGSLIHAIDLLVERGADDITCVCMVSAQPGVDKLEAHGGPVRLVTATIDPALNEQAYIVPGLGDAGDRLYGPRNIEL
- a CDS encoding helix-turn-helix transcriptional regulator, encoding MKTIRVMRGLTQTRLAELAGVSRSLISNLERNDYNGARAADPTLSTVYRLAAALYVPPAALLPGAGELVGKPFVAQGLVREVEAAVEIALRWPNEPLDTARFHESYLRQGAPAAEPRFDDAVYRLP
- a CDS encoding amidohydrolase, coding for MAEAISAGVDAWLGAHLDTVIGWRRHIHSHPELSNQEVDTTDFIVEVLAQHGLQAVRFPGTGCYVDIGPDGGERLAFRADIDALRVPEQTGLDFASIIPGISHACGHDVHTTVVLALACALASVDIPFGVRCIFQPAEEVMGGGALDVIEWGGLNGVAAIFALHVEPKLRVGQIGVRAGAITSAADVIRVRLDGPGGHTARPHLTSDVVYALGALATQLPALLSRRVDPRTGTVLVFGHVEAGDAPNAIPKQGLLAGTVRTADIGTWRALEDLLTDLIDLIVAPTGCTYQLDYIRGVPPVLNDDAATALAVEAGRAIDPHAIVAAPQSSGGEDFSWYLEHVPGTMVRLGAWDGKGEKPDLHQGNLLIDERAIGVGVRLFASIVEKYYAANHAERDSRHDIASE
- a CDS encoding NAD(P)H-quinone dehydrogenase translates to MSKKLVIMGGGPAGYEAALVASKYGADITLIEDQGAGGSAIRKDVVPSKGFIAGANIKTDLRRADDMGLNHGLGDASLSLSALNNRVVALAAEQSRDIYAQLDRVGVRILNGRARFASEQSGHTTHRVVAQLADGTEERIDCDMVLVCTGASPRVLKGAEPDGERILNWRQMYDLIEMPTHLIVVGSGVTGAEFVSAYAELGVPVTMVASRDRILPHDDADAADVLETVLQNLGVKLEKDARVDNVENTGEGVIVRTTDGREIEGSHVMMSIGSIPNTADLNLEAAGVEVTPSGHIHVDRVSRTNVAGIYAAGDCSDLMPLASVAAQQGRIAVDHALGEGVAPIRLKTVGNAVFTRPEIAAVGVTEQQIVDGEVEADIYKLPLATNARAKMRSLQHGFVKIFARKGSGVVIGGVIVAPTASELIHSITIAVTNNLTVRQLANSMAVYPSLSGSITEAARRLISRTDLD
- a CDS encoding short-chain fatty acyl-CoA regulator family protein encodes the protein MAKHYAGARIHTLRTHRGLTQVEMARKLGISTSYLNQLENDQRPLTVTVLLQLTRVFGVEASFFSPDAQQRTLGELAELLPSVADDELANFAHRFPSIAEAVLSIPSLIDASSSNPHLIVRDFFQDNENYFHDLDEAAERFALQAPSRQLRLTRLAAAFDRDFGYSVRFNQPSAGARSVVDKHAREIRLRAGLTEAQQTFELSYHYGRIAHASLIDAHVAQIGNEPARELGRHGLGQYFAAAVTMPYGEILTAAEATRYDIDMIAAQFGTGFESTCQRLGTLQRPGERAVPFVFVRTDRAGNISKRQSTTSFHFSQRGGTCPLWVVHRAFETSNRVTRQVSVMPDGRTYLWMARMVQGPPLGFGTPRQENAVALGCDAAYADRLVYADGLDLSPTSATPIGPGCETCPRSACPQRAFPAMVPTQ
- the prpD gene encoding 2-methylcitrate dehydratase PrpD; translation: MIEHEVRTRKSAEDFPIEEHLAYKIAQVAADPVEVPEDTKEMIINRIIDNASAAVASYARRPVTTARVMAEAHPVQENGAQVFGIDGAYSAEWAAFANGTAVRELDYHDTFLAAEYSHPGDNIPPILAVAQHKGLDGKALIRGIATGYEIQVNLVKGISLHEFKIDHVAHLGPSAAAGIGTMLDLDVDTIYQAVGQALHTTTATRQSRKGLISSWKASAPAFAGKMAIEAVDRAMRGEGAPAPIWEGEDGVIAWMLHSPERTYTVPLPEPGEGKRAILDTYTKEHSAEYQAQAPIDLARRIKATIEEQGKSTADIESIVLHTSHHTHYVIGTGANDPQKMDPTASRETLDHSIMYMFAVALEDGTWHHVDSYLPERAGRPETVELWHKISTVEDEEWTRRYHSTDPNEKAFGAKAVITFNDGSVIEDEMAVADAHPLGARPFTRDNYINKFRTLAEGIVDQAEQDRFLEAVQNLENLTDLCELNIVVNEAARAEAPEIPGGIF
- the prpB gene encoding methylisocitrate lyase is translated as MFAPEKTPRERRQALRESLASETITKLPGAFNPLTARLIEDIGGFEGVYVSGAVLANDLGLPDIGLTTLTEVAHRGGQIARATNLPVLIDADTGFGEPMSAARTVAEFEAAGLAALHLEDQVNPKRCGHLDGKEVVPRDLMVRRITAAVRERHDDAFVICARTDAAGIEGIDEAIERAKAYADAGADMIFTEALYSEADFEQFRAAVDIPLLANMTEFGKTDLIPAPRLEELGYNAVIWPVTTFRLAMGQAEEMLRDMAQTGTQEPWLDKMQHRSRLYELVRYDEYNQFDQSVFTYSKDTYQSTFQTESE
- a CDS encoding bifunctional 2-methylcitrate synthase/citrate synthase; translation: MTEPDIRKGLNGVVADYTAVSKVNPETNSLLYRGYPVQELAEHCTFEEVAYLLWNGELPNEQELADFRGGCMANRDIDEELIQVINFLPKDCHPMDVLRTAVSYLGTHDPEKFTTDAAHLQSIGRQLLAKLPTIVATDIRRRQGKEYIAPSKEKGFSENFLWMVFGDDEKSPANIPSDIEAFEKTMILYAEHSFNASTFTARTIASTMSDGWSAITGAIGALKGPLHGGANEFVMHHMEEIGDPAKAEEWCLNKLKNKELVMGFGHRVYKKGDSRVPTMEAAFKKLAAEHPEKDSQKWVEMYDIMAKTMYENTSINIRPNLDFPSGPAYYILGFDIEFFTPLFVMSRITGWTAHIIEQFENNSLIRPLSAYNGPDERHVEK